From one Eleginops maclovinus isolate JMC-PN-2008 ecotype Puerto Natales chromosome 7, JC_Emac_rtc_rv5, whole genome shotgun sequence genomic stretch:
- the LOC134866923 gene encoding mitogen-activated protein kinase kinase kinase kinase 4-like isoform X3: MLKKYSHHRNIATYYGAFIKKSPPGHDDQLWLVMEFCGAGSITDLVKNTKGNTLKEDWIAYISREILRGLAHLHAHHVIHRDIKGQNVLLTENAEVKLVDFGVSAQLDRTVGRRNTFIGTPYWMAPEVIACDENPDATYDYRSDLWSCGITAIEMAEGAPPLCDMHPMRALFLIPRNPPPRLKSKKWSKKFFSFIEGCLVKNYTQRPPTDQLLKHPYIRDQPNERQVRIQLKDHIDRTKKKRGEKDETEYEYSGSEEEEEEASEQEGEPSSIVNVPGESTLRRDFIRLQQENKERSEALRRQQLLQEQQLREQEEYKRQLLAERQKRIEQQKEQRRRLEEQQRREREMRRQQEREQRRREQDEKRRVEDMERRRKEEEERRRAEEEKRRADREQEYIRRQLEEEQRHLEILQQQLLHEQAMLLEYKWRELEEQRQAQQLQKQLQQEQAYLLSLQPNPGHDSNKSSQQPSSKPPQSGEQEGAKSPQSSEPETTQQPQSAVSEKTAQNHSLEKTTQPKLPVADPAPSSEPIREADERYRKNIQGSPQAAQTKPPQPPVPPRSESSYPNGNSASEAPAMHRPVEPQVPVRTTSRSPVLSRRDSPHHGSHAVHRPPASAPEPRLLWERVEKLVPRTTSNTGSGGSSSSSSSSNSSSQPGSHCGSGERFRARSSSKSEGSPLQRPENAGKKPEERKDLVRPNRPADLTALAKELRAVDDVRPPNKVTDYSSSSDDSDTTDEDDDEEVDQEAGEESTSGPEDSKAVSSRLSNGETESVKTMIVHDEGESDAGSTPCKDSTLIVRQSSYCSRPFALANTFPSPQLLRITCRPTVYPSFYFQSAGDNRKRPSPGPGQAQTPGPLAGFAPSPPGLPSSPGLGHHTPSPHHHHHHHHHHHPTQHPDRNGFAGRIHHLPDLIQQSHHSSPSSSASNSPSSSSLASPSTMSPQSPLEKLSLLIESQSSNNMQKHKSSSSFTPFIDPRLLQVSTSTGSALNNIGYANDARLAEALRADPSRKGSVVNVNPVNTRPQSDTPEIRKYKKRFNSEILCAALWGVNLLVGTESGLMLLDRSGQGKVYPLISRRRFQQMDVLEGLNVLVTISGKKNKLRVYYLSWLRNKILHNDPEVEKKQGWVTVGDLEGCVHYNVVKYERIKFLVLALKNSVEVYAWAPKPYHKFMAFKSFGDLVHKPLLVDLTVEEGQRLKVIYGSASGFHAVDVDSGAVYDIYLPTHIQTHIQSHAIIILPNTDGIELLVCYEDEGVYVNTYGRITKDVVLQWGEMPTSVAYIRSNQIMGWGEKAIEIRSVETGHLDGVFMHKRAQRLKFLCERNDKVFFASVRSGGSSQVYFMTLGRSNLLSW, translated from the exons TGGACTTCGGTGTGAGTGCTCAGCTGGACCGCACAGTGGGTCGGAGGAACACCTTCATCGGGACGCCGTACTGGATGGCTCCGGAGGTCATCGCCTGTGACGAAAACCCAGACGCTACCTACGACTACAGG AGTGACCTGTGGTCCTGTGGAATCACGGCCATAGAGATGGCTGAGGGAGCTCCCC CTCTGTGTGACATGCATCCAATGAGAGCCCTCTTCCTCATTCCTAGAAATCCTCCTCCCCGACTCAAGTCTAAAAAATG GTCAAAGAAGTTCTTCAGCTTCATCGAGGGCTGCCTGGTGAAGAACTACACCCAGCGCCCCCCCACCGACCAGCTGCTCAAACACCCGTACATCCGGGACCAGCCCAATGAGAGGCAGGTCCGCATCCAGCTCAAAGACCACATCGACCGCACCAAGAAAAAGAGGGGCGAGAAAG ACGAGACAGAGTATGAATACAGTGGCAgcgaagaagaggaggaagaggcatCTGAGCAAGAAGGAGAGCCGAG CTCCATAGTGAACGTTCCCGGTGAATCGACCCTCCGCCGGGACTTCATCCGGCTGCAGCAGGAGAACAAGGAGCGCTCGGAGGCGCTGCGCCgccagcagctcctgcaggagcAGCAACTCCGTGAGCAGGAGGAGTACAAGCGCCAACTACTGGCCGAGAGGCAGAAACGTATCGAGCAGCagaaggagcagaggaggcGGCTGGAGGAG CAACAACGGCGTGAGCGTGAGATGAGGCGGCAGCAGGAGCGCGAGCAGCGGCGCCGTGAACAGGACGAGAAGAGACGTGTGGAGGACATGGAGCGCCGCcgcaaagaggaggaggagcgccGGAGggcggaggaggagaagaggagggccGACAGAGAACAG gagTACATCCGTCgtcagctggaggaggagcagaggcaTCTGGagatcctgcagcagcagcttctgcaTGAACAGGCCATGCTGCTG GAGTATAAATGGcgggagctggaggagcagcgtCAAGCCCAGCAGCTCCAgaaacagctgcagcaggagcaggccTACCTGCTGTCCCTCCAGCCAAACCCCGGCCATGACAGTAACAAATCATCTCAGCAGCCGAGCTCCAAACCCCCCCAGAGCGGAGAGCAAGAGGGGGCAAAGTCCCCGCAGAGCTCTGAGCcggagacaacacaacaaccgCAGAGCGCTGTCTCTGAAAAGACCGCTCAAAATCACAGTCTGGAGAAAACTACACAGCCCAAGCTTCCTGTCGCTGACCCCGCCCCCAGCtctgagccaatcagagag GCTGATGAGCGATACCGGAAGAACATCCAGGGCTCTCCTCAGGCGGCGCAGACCAAACCACCGCAGCCTCCGGTGCCGCCACGCTCCGAGTCCTCCTACCCCAACGGGAACTCGGCCTCCGAGGCGCCCGCCATGCACCGGCCCGTGGAACCACAG GTTCCTGTAAGGACTACATCAAGGTCCCCGGTGTTGTCAAGGCGAGACTCGCCTCATCACGGCAGCCATGCTGTGCACCGTCCCCCTGCAAG TGCGCCGGAGCCTCGGCTGCTGTGGGAGCGGGTGGAGAAACTGGTTCCCAGAACAACCAGTAACACCGGCAGCGGAGGCTCCAgttcctccagcagctccagtaACTCCAGCTCTCAGCCCGGGTCTCACTGCGGCTCTGGAGAAAGATTCAGGGCCCGCT CCTCCTCCAAATCAGAGGGCTCTCCCCTCCAACGGCCAGAGAATGCTGGGAAAAaaccagaggagaggaaggactTGGTCCGGCCGAACAGACCGGCG GACCTGACGGCTCTGGCAAAGGAGCTCCGTGCAGTGGATGACGTTCGCCCCCCGAATAAAGTGACAGATTATTCGTCCTCCAGTGATGATTCAGACACCACCGATGAAGATGACGATGAAGAGGTGGACCAGGAGGCCGGCGAGGAGTCGACCTCTGGCCCGGAGGACTCCAAAGCTGT TTCTTCCAGGCTGAGCAATGGAGAGACGGAGTCGGTGAAAACCATGATCGTTCACGACGAAGGCGAGAGCGACGCCGGCTCGACGCCCTGCAAAGACAGCACTCTGATCGTCAGACAG AGTAGCTACTGTAGTCGGCCCTTCGCTCTAGCCAACACCTTCCCTTCGCCTCAGCTGCTCAGAATCACATGTAGACCCACAGTCTACCCCTCTTTCTACTTCCAGAGTGCAGGTGACAACAGAAAGCGTCCGAGCCCCGGCCCGGGCCAGGCTCAAACCCCCGGCCCGCTCGCAGGCTTTGCCCCGAGCCCCCCTGGTTTGCCGTCGAGCCCGGGCCTCGGCCACCACACCCCCAGCccccatcatcaccatcaccaccaccaccatcatcacccCACTCAGCACCCGGACAGGAACGGCTTTGCCGGCCGCATCCACCACCTCCCAGACCTGATCCAGCAGAGCCACcattcctccccctcctcctctgcatccaactccccttcctcctccagccTCGCCAGCCCCTCCACCATGTCCCCCCAGAGCCCGCTGGAAAAGCTCAGCCTCCTCATCGAG AGCCAGTCTAGCAacaacatgcagaaacacaagtcttcttcctccttcactCCGTTCATCGACCCCCGCCTCCTGCAAGTCTCCACATCCACCGGCAGCGCCCTCAACAACATCG GATACGCTAACGACGCCCGGCTGGCGGAGGCGCTGAGGGCCGACCCATCCCGTAAAGGCTCGGTGGTCAACGTGAACCCGGTCAACACTCGCCCGCAGAGCGACACGCCCGAGATCCGCAAATACAAGAAGAGGTTCAACTCCGAGATCCTGTGTGCCGCACTCTGGG gagtgaACCTGCTGGTGGGCACAGAGAGCGGTCTGATGCTGTTGGATCGCAGCGGTCAGGGGAAAGTGTATCCTCTGATCAGCCGACGGCGCTTCCAGCAGATGGACGTCCTGGAGGGACTCAATGTCCTGGTCACTAtatcag GTAAGAAGAACAAGCTGCGTGTGTACTACCTGTCCTGGCTGAGGAACAAGATCCTGCACAACGACCCCGAGGTGGAGAAGAAACAGGGCTGGGTCACGGTCGGAGACCTGGAGGGCTGCGTTCACTACAATGTCG TGAAATATGAGAGGATCAAGTTCTTGGTTCTTGCTCTGAAGAACTCAGTGGAGGTCTACGCCTGGGCGCCCAAACCCTACCACAAGTTCATGGCCTTCAAG TCTTTCGGTGACCTGGTGCACAAGCCCCTGCTGGTGGACCTCACCGTGGAGGAAGGTCAGAGGTTAAAGGTCATCTACGGCTCAGCTTCAGGCTTCCACGCCGTGGACGTCGACTCCGGGGCCGTGTACGACATCTACCTGCCCACACAC ATCCAGACCCACATCCAGTCCCACGCCATCATCATCCTGCCCAACACGGACGGCATCGAGCTGCTGGTGTGCTACGAGGACGAGGGCGTCTACGTCAACACGTACGGACGCATCACCAAAGACGTGGTGCTGCAGTGGGGGGAGATGCCAACCTCAGTGG CCTACATCCGCTCCAACCAGATCATGGGTTGGGGGGAGAAGGCCATAGAGATCCGCTCGGTGGAGACGGGACATCTGGACGGCGTCTTTATGCACAAGAGAGCCCAGAGACTCAAGTTCCTCTGTGAGCGAAACGACAAG GTGTTCTTCGCCTCCGTTCGGTCCGGAGGCTCCAGCCAGGTCTACTTTATGACTCTGGGTCGCAGCAACCTGCTCAGCTGGTAG